The segment ATCTGCTTAGAATATCCCTTTTTCTCTGCATAGAGAGCATTTTCAATCTGATCCCCTCGACTGGCCTGTCGTCCTAGTGGCACAATCAAATGGAGTTGTTGCATGGCAATCAACTCAAACAGAGTATTGGAACCACCACGGGTAATAACGACATCCGCTAAATCCATCAACGGTTGATAAAGTTCTGTCACATAGTCAACTCTATATAGGTTTTTATCTAATTGGTTGAGACTACTGTCCCCTGTCAAGTTGATAATATTGAATCGTTCGGTCAGAGCAGCACTATTCTGACTGATTAAATCATTAAAGACCTTAGCACCGCCCGAACCACCTACAAACAGTAGGGTCGGCAGACTTTTATCGAAGTGACTGAGAATTTCTGGCAACTGGATTGGTGTAACTTTGTCATTCGTTTGCCCCACTTTTGTAACCGCACCAACATGTTTTACTTTAGTCAAGCTGGCAGGTTGCTCAAAAGTACTATACATGGTCGTTGCAAATTTATAGGCTATTTTATTGGCCAATCCCATTGTTAAGTCTGATTCATGGATAAAGACCGGAACCCGCAAGAATTTAGCTGCAATAACTGGCGGAACCGATACAAACCCACCTTTTGAAAAAAGAGCTTGCGGACGAATTTTAGCAATAATGGCCAAGGATTGAAGTACACCGAAACCGACTTTAAACACGTCCAACATATTTTGGAAAGAGAAATAACGGCGCAATTTCCCAGTCGAAATAGAATGAAAATGGACATCTAAACCTGATTTCACAACCTGCTCATGCTCAATACCGTTCCCATCACCAATATAGTGGACTTCCCAGCCTTCTTCCAAAAATCGCGGAATCAAAAGGAGATTGAGCGTCACGTGCCCAACAGTCCCTCCGCCTGTAAAAACAATTTTTTTCATGATTATTTCAACTCCTCAAAGGTCTGTAAGAAGACGTCGCCACGCACCTCAAAATTGGCATACATATCCCAGCTTGCATTGGCTGGACTTAAAAGGACAATATCTCCTTTTTCTGCAATGGCAAAGGCTTTTCTAGTCGCATCCGCAATATCGAGAGCTTCTATCGTTCCCACTTCTGCCTTATCTGCAGCACGTTGAACACGGGGAGCTGATTGTCCAAGGATGACCATGTTCTTCAAGCCAATTAAATCAGGTACTAATTCATCAAATTCATTGCCACGGTCCAAACCACCGGCAATTAAAATGACCTTGCTATTGTCAAAACCAGACAAGGCTTTTTGAGTCGCCAAGATATTGGTAGACTTACTATCATTGTAGAAGGAAACGCCGTTAATTTCACCTACATATTGCAATCGGTGTTTGACACCTCCGAAGGCAGATAGGCTTTCTTGAATAGCTTGATTGTCTACATCCATCAATTTAGCTACAACAATCGTTGCCAAGGCATTTTCAATATTGTGCGAACCTGGAACACCAATCTGGTCAGCATCCAT is part of the Streptococcus suis genome and harbors:
- a CDS encoding UDP-N-acetylglucosamine--N-acetylmuramyl-(pentapeptide) pyrophosphoryl-undecaprenol N-acetylglucosamine transferase; translated protein: MKKIVFTGGGTVGHVTLNLLLIPRFLEEGWEVHYIGDGNGIEHEQVVKSGLDVHFHSISTGKLRRYFSFQNMLDVFKVGFGVLQSLAIIAKIRPQALFSKGGFVSVPPVIAAKFLRVPVFIHESDLTMGLANKIAYKFATTMYSTFEQPASLTKVKHVGAVTKVGQTNDKVTPIQLPEILSHFDKSLPTLLFVGGSGGAKVFNDLISQNSAALTERFNIINLTGDSSLNQLDKNLYRVDYVTELYQPLMDLADVVITRGGSNTLFELIAMQQLHLIVPLGRQASRGDQIENALYAEKKGYSKQIDESQLTFASLLVEVDELLKNKEFYVQNMANSNEIQSVDSFYNLLREDMGR